The following coding sequences are from one Comamonas koreensis window:
- a CDS encoding DUF4224 domain-containing protein yields MSTLFLNEAELAVLTGRKYKTRQIEWLRTSGIPFRVNARGHAIVTRGAVEGRKPEPEPAAIEPLRWTPRVVGAR; encoded by the coding sequence ATGTCTACCCTCTTTCTGAACGAAGCCGAGCTGGCTGTGTTGACCGGCCGGAAATACAAGACGCGCCAGATTGAATGGCTGCGCACCTCTGGGATTCCATTTCGCGTGAACGCGCGCGGCCATGCCATCGTCACCCGGGGCGCTGTTGAAGGCCGGAAGCCAGAACCCGAGCCGGCCGCAATAGAACCATTGCGGTGGACGCCGCGCGTGGTGGGGGCTAGGTGA
- a CDS encoding Lar family restriction alleviation protein: MTDKTEAQPEALYVAEQLDATRHAFGDDNAQSKRRASAELRRQHAEIQQLKAQLSARQAAPDGWVPCTITYEGQHPEDVAYGPKIMMARLKKWLVRYFALKAEVHSETKAMPLDEHGIAPCPLCGSKSKHVKSGESDGHRILCWSDECECSSGYFFDKEAAISSWNSRTKEGK, translated from the coding sequence ATGACCGACAAGACAGAAGCACAGCCCGAAGCGCTGTATGTGGCTGAACAGCTGGACGCCACCAGACACGCCTTTGGTGACGACAACGCTCAGTCGAAGCGAAGAGCCTCCGCCGAACTGCGCCGCCAGCACGCCGAGATACAGCAGCTCAAGGCCCAGCTATCAGCGCGGCAGGCTGCGCCGGATGGGTGGGTGCCATGCACTATCACTTATGAGGGTCAACATCCCGAGGATGTAGCTTACGGCCCAAAGATCATGATGGCGCGCCTAAAAAAGTGGCTGGTACGATACTTCGCATTGAAGGCAGAGGTGCATTCCGAGACGAAGGCTATGCCATTGGATGAGCATGGTATAGCACCCTGCCCTCTTTGCGGAAGCAAATCGAAGCATGTGAAATCTGGCGAGAGCGACGGTCACCGCATCCTGTGCTGGAGTGATGAATGCGAATGCTCCAGCGGCTACTTCTTTGACAAGGAAGCGGCGATTTCTTCATGGAACTCCAGGACAAAGGAAGGGAAGTGA
- a CDS encoding DNA cytosine methyltransferase: MAAYYNEIDKFAAQTLRNLIAAGHIAPGDVDERSIEDVHPNDLKPYTQCHFFAGVGVWSYALRAAGWPDDRPVWTGSCPCQPFSQAGQGTAFDDERHLWPAFHHLISQCRPAAIYGEQVASKDADPWLDLVHTDMEALGYAFGAVAFPSAGVGAPHIRDRTYWLAVRGSGRRVGAGGTAGGLAYPQHRGREIGQPPGARAGAALSSGAVVRLANSHKHRRAALPLDRGHDQKHHLEPCGQSGGLADTADQRQHGRGTSQAGDGGNAARLQPERLRNAGGMDNPERLGLDQIGNGDHRGNDGQLPGPAMQGSAGSGPVNGL; the protein is encoded by the coding sequence ATGGCTGCCTACTACAACGAGATTGACAAGTTTGCTGCGCAGACGCTGCGCAATCTCATCGCTGCGGGCCACATCGCCCCGGGTGATGTTGACGAAAGGAGCATTGAAGATGTTCACCCCAACGACCTCAAGCCATACACCCAGTGCCACTTCTTCGCAGGCGTTGGTGTTTGGTCCTACGCCCTGCGCGCCGCAGGCTGGCCAGATGACCGACCTGTTTGGACCGGTTCCTGTCCTTGCCAACCTTTCAGCCAGGCAGGCCAAGGCACTGCGTTTGATGACGAGCGGCACTTGTGGCCAGCCTTCCACCACCTCATCAGCCAGTGCCGCCCTGCAGCAATCTATGGAGAGCAGGTTGCGAGCAAGGATGCAGACCCTTGGCTCGACCTTGTACACACTGACATGGAAGCCCTGGGTTATGCCTTCGGGGCGGTTGCGTTCCCGTCTGCGGGCGTCGGTGCGCCGCACATCCGCGACCGAACCTACTGGCTCGCAGTGCGTGGAAGTGGGCGGCGTGTGGGTGCCGGTGGTACTGCTGGCGGGCTGGCGTACCCCCAACACCGTGGACGCGAAATTGGGCAGCCGCCTGGGGCTAGGGCAGGTGCAGCTTTGTCATCAGGTGCTGTTGTCCGGCTGGCCAACAGCCACAAGCACAGACGGGCTGCGTTGCCCCTCGATCGAGGCCACGACCAAAAACATCACCTTGAACCATGCGGCCAATCTGGCGGGCTGGCCGACACCGCAGACCAGCGACAGCACGGGCGGGGGACAAGCCAAGCGGGCGATGGGGGAAACGCGGCACGGCTCCAACCTGAACGACTTCGCAATGCTGGCGGGATGGACAACCCCGAGCGCCTCGGACTCGACCAGATCGGGAACGGGGATCACCGAGGGAATGACGGGCAGCTCCCTGGCCCAGCAATGCAAGGAAGCGCAGGGTCCGGCCCGGTTAACGGCCTCTGA
- a CDS encoding exonuclease domain-containing protein, with the protein MHGITTERALAVGIPERTALEMFMTLWDGRLLLGHNESFDRRILRIAQHRFPASVCDDQRDNWKAAKSHCTQLLSTPILQLPPTEKMKAARRFHHKSANLREAYEHFMGKPLVDAHSAMADCRAALDVFFAIQDLKAAQAA; encoded by the coding sequence GTGCACGGCATCACCACCGAACGTGCGCTCGCCGTAGGCATTCCTGAGCGCACAGCGCTCGAGATGTTCATGACCTTGTGGGATGGCCGCCTGCTGCTGGGCCACAACGAGAGCTTTGATCGCCGCATCTTGCGCATCGCCCAGCATCGCTTCCCAGCCAGCGTCTGCGATGACCAGCGCGACAACTGGAAGGCCGCCAAAAGCCACTGCACGCAACTGCTGTCCACGCCTATCCTGCAGCTGCCGCCCACGGAAAAGATGAAGGCAGCGCGGCGCTTCCACCACAAGAGCGCCAACCTCCGCGAGGCCTACGAGCACTTCATGGGCAAGCCGCTGGTGGACGCGCACAGCGCGATGGCCGACTGCCGGGCAGCGCTCGATGTGTTCTTCGCCATCCAGGATCTGAAGGCGGCTCAGGCTGCTTGA
- a CDS encoding HU family DNA-binding protein has translation MRFFHPDKETTVNKSELIEHIATNAQLTKAEAGRALHAVTAAITDTLRSGKSLQIMGFGTFEVKRRASRQGRNPRTGDSVRIEESKAPKFRPGKELKAAVN, from the coding sequence CTGCGCTTTTTTCATCCCGACAAGGAAACCACCGTGAACAAGTCCGAACTGATCGAACACATCGCCACCAACGCCCAGCTCACCAAAGCAGAAGCCGGCCGCGCCCTCCACGCCGTGACAGCGGCCATTACCGACACGCTGCGCAGTGGCAAATCGCTGCAGATCATGGGCTTTGGCACCTTCGAAGTGAAGCGCCGCGCAAGCCGCCAGGGCCGCAATCCTCGCACAGGCGATTCGGTGCGCATCGAAGAATCCAAGGCCCCCAAGTTCCGCCCTGGCAAGGAGTTGAAGGCGGCGGTGAACTGA
- a CDS encoding YqaJ viral recombinase family protein has translation MEVVNLTQGTPAWHAHRAAHFNASDAPAMMGCSSYTSRSELIQRLATGIVPEVDAATQRRFDAGHQFEDLARPAAELIVGEELAPLVGTNGKYSASFDGLTLMGETAWEHKSLNDRLRDAMKPSATGADLPLEYQVQMEHQAMVAETVARTLFLASKWVVNRSTGEWVCEEQRSCWYTPNPDLRAKIVAGWAQLEQEVAAYQPEPEAPKPAPEAKLREALPALRLDAKGEITTSNLDEFKAGALARINSINTVLETDQQFAEADDDAKWLRGVADAMKQAGKRVRANMQSVDEALTVLEQLDKIATTKALDLEKRVKSEKDARKQTLVLQAQQDLDSHTASLNQRLGTNWLPRLAGGFAEVIKGLKSLDSIRDKVAVALTNAKVDANALADQLEVNRKHLVQDNGDWITLFPDFATVGAKASEDFQALAAMRIGQHQAAEAKKLEAERERIRAEEEAKAKREADARAAQEAAERDRQLEVERVRIRAEEQAKAQADAAEERKRIQEQAQSAKAEITQAAQTGALGEPVANDLARLATSNAAEAVAGIDAKQVINAAQTSAAAQADESVISIGKINTTLKAGGIDVLVNAGTLDSLGISYRKERNSVQMPESSFPRLCLALAMRLQKMANEYTHQTV, from the coding sequence ATGGAAGTCGTGAATCTCACACAAGGCACGCCGGCATGGCATGCGCACCGGGCCGCCCACTTCAATGCCAGCGACGCGCCGGCGATGATGGGCTGCAGCAGCTACACCTCGCGCTCGGAGCTGATCCAGCGCCTGGCCACCGGCATCGTTCCGGAAGTGGATGCGGCCACACAGCGCCGCTTTGACGCTGGGCACCAGTTTGAAGATTTGGCCCGGCCTGCTGCTGAGCTGATCGTCGGCGAGGAACTGGCACCCCTGGTGGGCACCAATGGTAAGTACAGCGCGAGCTTTGACGGCCTGACCCTGATGGGCGAGACGGCGTGGGAGCACAAGAGCCTGAACGACCGGCTGCGCGACGCAATGAAGCCAAGTGCCACGGGTGCCGATCTGCCGCTGGAGTACCAAGTGCAGATGGAGCACCAGGCCATGGTCGCCGAAACCGTGGCGCGCACGCTGTTCCTGGCCAGCAAGTGGGTGGTGAACAGAAGCACCGGCGAATGGGTGTGCGAAGAGCAGCGCAGCTGCTGGTACACGCCGAACCCTGATCTGCGCGCCAAGATCGTCGCCGGGTGGGCTCAGCTGGAACAAGAGGTTGCCGCCTACCAACCCGAGCCCGAAGCACCCAAGCCCGCGCCTGAGGCCAAGCTGCGCGAAGCCTTGCCGGCGCTGCGCCTGGATGCGAAGGGTGAGATCACCACCAGCAATCTGGATGAATTCAAGGCCGGTGCGCTGGCACGCATCAACAGCATCAACACGGTGCTGGAGACCGACCAGCAGTTTGCTGAGGCCGACGACGATGCCAAGTGGTTGCGCGGTGTTGCTGACGCCATGAAGCAAGCTGGCAAGCGAGTGCGCGCCAACATGCAAAGCGTGGATGAAGCGCTGACGGTACTCGAGCAGCTGGACAAGATCGCCACAACCAAGGCCCTCGATCTGGAAAAGCGTGTGAAGTCAGAAAAGGATGCACGCAAGCAGACGCTGGTGCTGCAGGCCCAGCAGGATCTGGACAGCCATACCGCCTCGCTCAACCAGCGGTTGGGCACCAACTGGCTGCCGCGCTTGGCCGGCGGATTCGCCGAGGTGATCAAAGGCCTGAAGTCGCTCGACAGCATTCGCGACAAGGTAGCGGTGGCGCTGACCAATGCCAAGGTGGACGCGAACGCGCTGGCCGACCAACTGGAGGTCAACCGCAAGCACCTGGTGCAGGACAACGGCGACTGGATAACCCTCTTTCCAGACTTCGCCACTGTGGGCGCCAAGGCCTCCGAGGACTTCCAGGCGCTGGCCGCCATGCGCATTGGCCAGCATCAGGCGGCAGAAGCCAAGAAGCTGGAGGCTGAGCGCGAGCGCATTCGCGCTGAGGAAGAAGCAAAGGCCAAACGCGAAGCAGACGCCCGAGCAGCTCAAGAAGCGGCCGAGCGGGACCGGCAGCTCGAAGTCGAGCGTGTCCGCATCCGCGCCGAAGAGCAGGCAAAGGCTCAAGCCGATGCAGCAGAAGAGCGCAAGCGCATTCAGGAGCAAGCCCAGAGCGCCAAGGCTGAGATCACTCAGGCAGCACAAACCGGGGCGCTGGGCGAGCCTGTGGCCAATGATCTTGCCCGCCTGGCCACCAGCAACGCTGCAGAGGCAGTGGCCGGGATCGACGCCAAGCAGGTGATCAATGCAGCCCAAACCAGCGCGGCAGCCCAGGCGGATGAAAGCGTGATCAGCATCGGCAAGATCAACACCACCTTGAAGGCCGGCGGCATCGATGTGCTGGTGAATGCCGGCACGCTCGACAGCCTGGGCATCAGCTACCGCAAGGAGCGCAACTCCGTCCAGATGCCTGAATCCAGCTTCCCACGCCTGTGCCTGGCCTTGGCCATGCGCCTGCAGAAGATGGCCAACGAATACACGCATCAAACCGTGTGA
- a CDS encoding recombinase RecT: protein MTTSQTNNQLAPRQNTQVDLSPQTFEQALTFAQYLSDSNMVPKDFQGKPANCLIAMQWGTELGMKPLQAIQNIAVINGRPALWGDAVIALVLASPVCDYVTEEDDGTTAVCRVRRKGGAEQVRSFSMEDARMAGLAGKQGPWTQYPKRMRQLRARAFALRDVFPDVLRGMAVAEELQDMETAGKPPVNKHMGQAEEVKQDYPQADFDAKLAEWKKQLDKGVPAERLIQFVHSKNASYTLTESQQKTLIDYQPVAPAAKPVAQKEEITDVQPKSTPATDAPALSPEKLEADMAAATDLEKLYELGSLLDAIPDVAQRLRLNEVFDARVAELEGQ, encoded by the coding sequence ATGACCACTTCACAAACCAACAACCAGCTGGCACCGCGCCAAAACACGCAGGTCGACCTGTCGCCCCAGACCTTTGAGCAGGCGCTGACCTTCGCGCAGTACCTGTCCGACAGCAACATGGTGCCCAAGGACTTCCAGGGCAAGCCAGCGAACTGCCTGATCGCCATGCAATGGGGCACGGAACTCGGAATGAAGCCGCTGCAGGCGATCCAGAACATCGCGGTGATCAACGGCCGCCCTGCCCTCTGGGGTGATGCAGTCATCGCTCTGGTGCTCGCCAGCCCAGTTTGCGACTACGTCACCGAAGAGGATGACGGTACCACTGCCGTCTGCCGCGTGCGGCGCAAAGGTGGCGCTGAGCAGGTCCGCTCCTTCAGCATGGAAGATGCGCGCATGGCGGGCCTGGCGGGCAAGCAAGGCCCCTGGACGCAGTACCCAAAGCGCATGCGCCAACTGCGCGCCCGAGCTTTCGCACTGCGCGATGTCTTCCCCGATGTGCTGCGTGGCATGGCCGTAGCCGAGGAGTTGCAGGACATGGAGACTGCAGGCAAACCACCGGTCAACAAGCACATGGGCCAGGCCGAAGAGGTCAAACAGGACTATCCGCAGGCCGACTTCGACGCCAAGCTCGCGGAGTGGAAGAAGCAGCTGGACAAGGGTGTGCCCGCCGAGCGGCTGATCCAGTTCGTGCATTCCAAGAACGCCAGCTACACCCTCACGGAATCGCAGCAAAAAACCTTGATCGATTACCAGCCGGTGGCCCCTGCTGCCAAGCCAGTAGCGCAGAAGGAGGAGATCACCGACGTGCAGCCAAAGAGCACGCCGGCCACCGACGCGCCGGCGCTGAGTCCTGAGAAGTTGGAGGCCGACATGGCAGCCGCTACTGACTTGGAAAAGCTCTACGAGCTGGGCAGCCTGCTGGACGCCATCCCCGATGTCGCGCAGCGCCTGCGCCTGAACGAAGTTTTCGATGCTCGCGTGGCCGAGCTGGAAGGTCAATAA
- a CDS encoding LexA family transcriptional regulator, which translates to MSTLQERIAEIMAAANLTVGQIAELTGVSSSAVTQWKDGPTKTIKASPATKLAAKTGYSAIWISTGEGAKRLAPQHSSISSEVGDRIELREMRKIPVVGEVKGGDDGYLEELEYPVGHGEGFVLYPTNDPNAYAVRVRGDSMHPRYRAGEFVIVEPNIEPQEGDDVVVACTNGKKMLKQLNWRRDGEIQLLSINNGYGPLTVYEHEIQTIQLVAGRARRNALQF; encoded by the coding sequence GTGAGCACACTTCAAGAACGAATCGCAGAAATCATGGCAGCGGCCAATCTGACAGTCGGCCAAATCGCCGAGCTGACAGGGGTGTCGTCGTCTGCTGTTACGCAATGGAAAGATGGTCCGACCAAGACCATCAAGGCATCTCCCGCGACAAAGCTTGCCGCCAAGACGGGCTACAGCGCGATCTGGATATCCACCGGTGAAGGCGCCAAGCGTTTAGCACCGCAGCATTCGTCAATCTCGTCTGAAGTAGGTGATCGGATCGAACTTCGAGAAATGAGGAAGATACCGGTGGTGGGCGAAGTAAAAGGCGGGGACGACGGATACCTGGAAGAGCTCGAATATCCGGTGGGACACGGCGAGGGCTTTGTGCTCTACCCGACGAACGACCCGAACGCTTATGCAGTTCGGGTGCGTGGTGATTCGATGCATCCAAGATACCGGGCCGGCGAGTTCGTGATTGTCGAACCGAACATTGAACCGCAGGAAGGCGATGACGTGGTGGTGGCGTGCACCAACGGCAAGAAAATGCTCAAGCAGTTGAATTGGCGTCGGGATGGCGAAATCCAGTTGCTTTCCATCAACAATGGCTACGGCCCGCTCACTGTATATGAGCACGAAATTCAAACGATCCAGCTGGTGGCTGGCAGAGCGCGTCGCAATGCTCTGCAGTTTTAG
- a CDS encoding Cro/CI family transcriptional regulator: MKKADAIELLGGSVAVAAKAIGINPQAISQWPDVLPARLVDRVIAACVRSGIAVPDGVLGARASVEVPHV, from the coding sequence ATGAAAAAAGCAGACGCCATTGAATTGTTGGGTGGCTCGGTGGCTGTAGCCGCCAAAGCCATTGGTATCAACCCGCAAGCCATTTCGCAGTGGCCAGACGTGCTTCCAGCACGGCTGGTTGATCGCGTGATTGCCGCATGCGTCCGTAGTGGCATTGCTGTGCCTGACGGGGTGCTGGGCGCCAGGGCGTCTGTGGAGGTCCCTCATGTTTGA
- a CDS encoding replicative DNA helicase, with amino-acid sequence MNAPQTFPPLDGEQQSITSPLASIEAEQAVLGSLLMDARHFDVVGDILQAHHFAVEQYGEIYSAIASMAMACKVIDVLTVFEHLQGRVELYYLNEISQASTTNGSAVRRYAEIVHERALSRQLLGVVDKARDLAADHSMPIGDRVEQVSAQLAGLLEASPGEEWTGSDEGMTEFIDELNTRLENKGSGFLPTGLRDLDNQLDGGMRPGDLVIIGARPSMGKTALAVTIGMYCAQIGATVGMFSLEMPRQHLQDRQVSMVSNVHLSKIRRPERLGDQDWADLTQAADQIRKLPFFVNDKSSLNINTLRTKARALKRRHGLRLLIIDYLGLMDGTDPRANRTSQLGEVTRNLKKLAKELGITVMLLAQLNREVEKRVDQIPLLSDLRDCGEIEQDADIVMFPFRPIHAKPTLSADWRYYCNLRVAKQRGGATGDIDLCYVGENVRFMNWDGPKPGTAAPRDFE; translated from the coding sequence ATGAATGCCCCACAAACCTTTCCGCCACTCGATGGCGAACAGCAGTCGATTACCTCGCCGCTGGCGAGCATCGAAGCCGAACAGGCGGTTCTGGGATCGCTGCTCATGGACGCACGGCATTTCGATGTGGTGGGCGACATCTTGCAGGCGCACCACTTCGCTGTGGAGCAATACGGCGAGATTTACTCGGCAATCGCAAGCATGGCCATGGCCTGCAAGGTTATCGACGTACTGACAGTGTTTGAACACCTGCAGGGTCGAGTCGAGTTGTACTACCTGAACGAGATCTCGCAGGCTAGCACGACAAACGGATCGGCTGTACGACGCTACGCCGAGATCGTCCATGAACGGGCACTAAGTCGGCAGCTATTGGGCGTTGTCGATAAGGCCAGGGATCTTGCAGCAGACCACTCGATGCCTATAGGTGATCGCGTAGAGCAAGTGTCGGCCCAACTGGCTGGTCTGCTCGAAGCCTCCCCAGGAGAGGAGTGGACCGGCTCAGACGAAGGTATGACCGAGTTCATTGATGAGCTCAACACCCGGCTGGAGAACAAGGGTAGCGGTTTTCTTCCAACAGGCCTTCGTGACTTGGACAATCAACTTGATGGCGGCATGAGGCCGGGTGATTTGGTAATCATCGGTGCACGGCCGAGCATGGGGAAAACGGCGCTGGCGGTGACGATCGGCATGTACTGCGCTCAGATCGGCGCTACTGTCGGCATGTTCTCACTGGAGATGCCGCGCCAACACCTGCAGGATCGCCAAGTCTCGATGGTATCGAATGTTCATCTGTCGAAGATCCGCCGGCCCGAGCGACTCGGAGATCAGGACTGGGCCGACCTGACCCAGGCAGCCGATCAGATTCGAAAACTGCCGTTCTTCGTGAACGATAAGTCCAGCCTGAACATCAACACCTTACGCACCAAGGCGCGTGCGCTCAAGCGTCGTCATGGCCTGCGTCTGTTGATCATCGACTATCTCGGCCTCATGGATGGAACCGACCCACGTGCGAACCGCACTTCGCAGCTTGGAGAAGTCACACGCAACCTGAAAAAACTGGCCAAGGAGCTGGGCATCACAGTGATGTTGTTGGCGCAGCTGAATCGAGAGGTTGAGAAGCGCGTCGACCAAATTCCGCTTCTGTCAGACCTGCGGGACTGCGGAGAGATCGAGCAAGACGCCGACATCGTGATGTTTCCGTTTCGCCCGATCCATGCCAAGCCAACCCTGAGTGCGGATTGGCGCTACTACTGCAACCTGCGAGTTGCAAAGCAGCGAGGTGGCGCCACTGGCGATATTGACCTCTGTTACGTAGGCGAGAACGTGCGATTCATGAACTGGGACGGTCCGAAGCCCGGCACGGCCGCCCCCCGAGATTTTGAATAA
- a CDS encoding DUF1367 family protein, giving the protein MTRLVITKGQDGKLCGSDAAGHRAYARFKNAVNSLKPGETLGFQFWLPRSPEHHRFFFLRINRLLDRTEAFDDASKLRAWLLMGAGHCDFVPGLDGKPNAVPKSMDFESMDEAAFCELHRDIDQFLWTEHAQLVLWPTQNAQQRWASMESFFGEFRQ; this is encoded by the coding sequence ATGACCCGCCTCGTGATCACCAAAGGCCAGGACGGCAAGCTCTGCGGGTCCGACGCTGCTGGGCACCGGGCCTATGCCCGCTTCAAGAATGCCGTGAACAGCCTCAAGCCCGGCGAAACCTTGGGCTTCCAGTTCTGGCTGCCGCGTTCGCCCGAGCATCACCGGTTCTTCTTCCTGAGGATCAACCGGCTGCTGGACCGCACCGAGGCCTTCGACGATGCCAGCAAGCTGCGCGCCTGGCTCCTTATGGGCGCCGGCCACTGCGACTTCGTGCCAGGCCTGGACGGCAAGCCCAACGCTGTGCCCAAGAGCATGGATTTCGAGAGCATGGACGAAGCAGCCTTCTGTGAGCTGCATCGCGACATTGACCAGTTCCTGTGGACTGAGCATGCACAGCTGGTCCTGTGGCCCACACAGAACGCCCAGCAGCGCTGGGCCAGCATGGAATCGTTTTTTGGGGAGTTCCGCCAATGA
- a CDS encoding terminase: MPADLKRELDKLLLADGAPIWVPQDGPQLSAYNSPADIVFYGGSAGGGKTDLLLGLSLTSQEHSIIFRREAVQLVGIEERMAKIIGTRKGYNSQDGVWRLPGKRILELGSVKDAGDWIKYQGRPHDAKLFDEICHFTEMQFRTLIGWLRTDNPKVRQRVVCAGNPPTEPEGEWVKRFWAPWLDPNHGNPAKPGELRWYFTNEKGEDQEADGPEPVMMGGELVKPQSRTFIPSSVDDNLFLAATGYKAKLQALPEPLRSQMLRGDFNAGAADPAWQLIPTEWVKAAQARWKPRDAKGQMTALGFDPARGGIDKSSAAPRYGNWFDHLVTVPGIVTNDGPKAAGFVVPLVRNGACICVDGIGIGSSALDFLVGLNLLVLSVVGSNSSELMDKAGQLRFRNKRAEMYWRMREALDPLNPDPVSLPPDPELAADLCAVRYKVVTMGQKAAIQVRSKDEIREALGRSPDKGDCVAMTFVSNIPTPKQAKKERSWRDRLGISQRKRGSAQAA, from the coding sequence ATGCCTGCCGACCTTAAGCGGGAGCTGGACAAGCTGTTGCTGGCCGACGGTGCACCGATCTGGGTGCCGCAGGATGGCCCACAGCTGAGCGCCTACAACTCGCCAGCGGACATCGTCTTCTACGGTGGCTCGGCCGGCGGCGGAAAGACCGATCTGCTGCTGGGCCTGTCGCTTACCTCCCAAGAACACAGCATCATCTTCCGGCGCGAAGCTGTGCAGCTGGTGGGTATCGAAGAGCGCATGGCCAAGATCATCGGCACGCGCAAGGGCTACAACAGCCAAGACGGTGTCTGGCGTCTGCCTGGCAAGCGGATCCTGGAGCTGGGCAGCGTGAAGGACGCAGGCGATTGGATCAAGTACCAGGGCCGTCCGCACGACGCCAAGCTGTTCGACGAGATCTGCCACTTCACAGAAATGCAGTTCCGCACGCTGATCGGCTGGTTGCGCACGGACAACCCCAAGGTGCGCCAGCGCGTGGTTTGCGCGGGGAATCCCCCCACCGAGCCGGAAGGCGAGTGGGTGAAGCGCTTTTGGGCGCCATGGCTGGACCCCAACCACGGCAACCCTGCAAAGCCGGGAGAGCTGCGCTGGTATTTCACCAACGAAAAGGGCGAGGACCAGGAAGCCGACGGGCCTGAGCCAGTGATGATGGGGGGCGAACTGGTCAAACCCCAAAGCCGCACGTTCATCCCGTCGAGCGTGGATGACAACCTATTCCTGGCAGCCACTGGCTACAAGGCCAAGCTGCAGGCGCTGCCCGAGCCCCTGCGCTCCCAGATGCTGCGCGGGGATTTCAACGCCGGCGCGGCTGACCCTGCCTGGCAGCTGATCCCGACCGAATGGGTGAAGGCAGCGCAGGCCCGCTGGAAGCCCAGGGATGCCAAGGGCCAAATGACCGCTCTCGGCTTCGACCCCGCGCGCGGCGGCATCGACAAATCCAGCGCTGCCCCGCGCTATGGCAACTGGTTCGATCACCTGGTGACTGTGCCGGGCATCGTGACCAATGACGGCCCCAAGGCAGCAGGCTTCGTGGTGCCCCTGGTGCGCAACGGCGCGTGTATCTGCGTGGACGGTATTGGCATTGGCTCAAGCGCGCTGGACTTCCTGGTGGGGCTCAATCTGCTGGTGCTGTCCGTTGTTGGCTCCAACTCGAGCGAGCTCATGGACAAGGCCGGCCAGCTGCGCTTTCGCAACAAGCGCGCTGAAATGTACTGGCGCATGCGTGAAGCCTTGGACCCTCTGAACCCAGATCCCGTGTCCCTTCCGCCTGACCCAGAGCTTGCCGCCGACCTGTGCGCCGTTCGCTACAAGGTGGTGACCATGGGACAGAAGGCCGCCATTCAGGTGCGCAGCAAGGATGAGATCCGCGAGGCGCTGGGCCGCAGCCCGGACAAGGGCGACTGCGTGGCCATGACCTTTGTCTCCAACATCCCCACCCCCAAGCAGGCGAAGAAGGAACGGTCCTGGCGTGATCGCCTGGGCATCAGCCAGCGCAAACGAGGATCGGCTCAGGCCGCATGA